The Helianthus annuus cultivar XRQ/B chromosome 15, HanXRQr2.0-SUNRISE, whole genome shotgun sequence genomic sequence CTATTTCGAAGGTGACCGATTAGTTCGTTATCTTGAAGATACAATCTAGACAATCTTGGTAAGCTGAATAAATAGTTGGGGAGTGGTGGAAGGGAATGGCGGCAGTGGTGGTGGGGAGTGGTGACAGAGGCATTAATGGTGATGACGGTGGTGCGGAGTGGTGATAGAGGCGGTGGTGGTTGGTGATTAATGGTGGGAAACAGAGAGAAATGTGGAGGTGGGTGGGGCTGGGTTATagagtggagaagatgaagggtaaaattgtcatttcacatccacttaacggagaaaactaactgtcatccactccagggactatccgagtaacaaactatcaaaccacagggagcaccaatgtaatttccaaaagttggggactataggtgttattttgcaaaaccacatggactattcgtgcattttactcttaaaaATACAAGTGTTGTATGTTCGAAGAGTTCAAGTATAGAGAGTTTCGAAACAGTTGGAAATCACggatttttattttctttaatttaaACAAATCATGTAAGCAAGTATAATCAAAAGTGCAAGAAAAAAAACCAATGTATGTACAAAACATCATTGAGGTAGTGGTTAATTATCTGGTTATTCAAAATTCGAATTCATTATTCAAATTCGGTTCTAATCTACTTATGGGTTTGGTGGGTgtgggtgtggggggggggggtgagtATGATATGATTCTCTCTTAATGATGAATACAATGTTTAGGTTAGAGTGACCCAAATACTATAAAGCTTAACACTGATCTAATTCTCGACCCCATAAAGAGGCCGACGCAGGACCAACAAACCTGGCCGTTTCTCCATTTGTCCACTAGAGAACAATTTTTATTAGAGGGGGCAAATCTGACCCAAAAACTATTATATGGGTCAGTTTTAACCATTTAAAAACTACAATGGATTGTTTTGGGTCAAATAAATTAGGCAAGCGGGTCAAAGTGGGTCACTTAAAAGTAGAAACTCTTGgtctagggctgcaaacgaaccaaacgaacacgaacgggaccttgttcgtgttcgtttgataAAGAATATAtatgttcacgaacggttcataaacacttaccgaacgagattttatgttcgtattcgtttgttaaggaaataaacatgttcgtgttcgtttgttaattagAGGCAACAAATGAAAACAAATGTTGATGAatacaaatggaaacaaacaaacacaaaaacacgTTCATGAATAGATCATATTATACACTTACACTtactaaatattttatttgtcgggattttgtaatatttaaataaaatataaaaacaaaacactAATAAACAATTGAACACAAATGAACAAGTTACCGAACGTTAACGaccataaatgaacgaacgcgacctttgttcatgtttgttcattgagctaaaagaacaaaatttcatgttcatgttcgtttgtttaataaacaaagGAACACAAACAAACTTACCGCCGAACGATTCACAAACTTTTCGCTAAATGTGAAGTTCGTTTACGTTCTTGGACACCGGAAGTCATGAACGTGAGCGACTGAACATCATCACTTCATCAGCGACGCTCCAATCTCCGCCGTCTCCTCCGCCACAAAACCCCTCACCGTCTCCGCCTTCTCTGTCGTCTCCTCCGCCACAAACCCCCCACCCTCCGCCGTCTGAACAACTGAACATCATCACTTCATCAGCGACGCATCTTCGATTATCATCCTTTTCCGGTGAAGGTATCATCATAACTTTATTCTTAAACGTTTCATTTCATTTGCGATCATTTCTTAGACTAGGGCTCCATAGAATTCCCTAAATTTAATTGAAGATTATCATGTATTTAACTGGTCAAAATCAGATTAACAAAATCGATTCAACTAGTTTGCCCTCATTTGCGATTTTGCATGTGTTATCAGAAGCAGTGATTATAaaatttaaacattttttttagttttgttgAAGTTGTGCTTTCAGATTGCTGCATTTACCTTGGGATTTGCTATCTTAAAGATACAACTATAGGTGTTTGTTGACAAACTTTTGTAGATTTTTGCTTATGCTTATTTATTTTGAAATTATACAAAAAAAATGAACAAAAGGAGAGCAAATAGAAACGGGTCGAAACGAGCATTCTGAAGATGGTGAATTTGTTGTTTTGTCGGTCATTTTCATGAATTAAGCTTAACTTTATTAATTAAGCTTAAACTTTATTAGATTAAAACTGTGTTTAATGCTTTGAATATTCAAGATCTTGGATATAACAATATATGAAGTTGTAAATGCTTGACTGTGGAGTGAGTTTTAGACTGGAAGTTTGATCTGTTTCTTTTTTAGCTAATATTTTAGGCTTACAAATTTGACCCGTTATAACACAATGGGTTGAAactgccaaatctagttatatttattttaggCGACGGTTGGAAACTATTCCGCGTGTTTGTTAGGAAAAGCTATTTTGCACCTGGTGTTAGGGTGTGTGACTGCGGTTACGATTGATATGGGGTTTGTTGTTGAGGTTCAAGAGGAGGAGGAGTTGCCCGAGAGGTTATTTGGGGCGGTTCGGGTTTGTCAGATAGAGATGGGTTCGGCTCGGCTCGGGTTTTTGAGACCGTGGCGAGTAAAGCGTCGGGTGGGACGGGTGGTGGGAGTCGGGTTCAGGAGTCGGATTTGGATGATGAAGGTGATGGTGTTGGTAAGTGATGTAGGTGATGGGAGAGGGTGATGGtgttagtgcatgtacccttttgtctttcggctgtcaatgccaccacatgatgcatgattacgTCTGCCGCTTTTAATGTTATGTTCACGAAATTAATAAAATAACGtcaaaattagtgcaatttcacttttggccccgagggcccacacatatatacattacgGGTTGTCTAAGTGTGTGTTTCGTAAACACTAAGACATGAGATAAAAACACCGCATGTTGCCCTtgttttaaattgtttttttctTGCTGTTTTAAAACAGCCTTTCTGTTCGATTTTGAGTTTGGTTCATTATCtctttgttgttgttttttttttcctttttgtgTTTTGTGAGCATATCAGCAGGTGGATTTTTTTGCCACTTTTTGAGAAACAAAAGTGCCAATGGAAACAGATGATGTTATTTCATATAAGAAATCCTAAGGGTATTGTTGTAAAATTGCAACTGTCTTTTCTTTTCCTTTCAACTCGGGAACAcataaaatctttatttttcttTCCTTTCCTTTGAACTCGGGAACACGAAATCATATTATATCTTTCCCTTCCCCTCCCTTTCTTTTCTCTCATTAATTCTCTTTCCATTCTTTTCTTTCGTTTAAAAAACTCGGGACGCAGTGTTAGAGCAAATAGAAAGGTTACTCAATAATGTTCAAAAGGGGGTGTTTGGATGTGCATTTCCAACATGATTATTGTTAGGGTTATTCTTAGTTGTTCATGAGCAGGACCGAGCCGAGTTGGGGTCTGCTTGAGCGACCCCTTTTCAAGCTTTTTTCGAGCCACTGGCTATTTGAACATCTCCTAGCAAGTGGTTACTACTTAGTAGTTAGGATTGGGTATCAGGCTAAAATTAGGACAGTTATGATATAAAAAACTATCGTTCTACGGAGTGACTATTAGATAGTAGCTCACGGGCTCATTAGGTTGTTGGGGTTTTGTTATGATGTCTATATATTGTAACTCAACCATTCAATAAGATCATTCAGTATTTTACCgtcttacatggtatcagagccagccTAGGCTCTATACCATTTCCGCCTCGCcgccacaaaaaaaaaatacaaacccTAGTCGTCGCCACCAGGTGCAAACCCTAGACAGGGTGGTGTGCCGCCACCGCCGCCGCCCTGTCCCACCTTCGATTTTCAATTTCGTTTTTCTATTTTTAGTTTCCGTTCCAATAAAGCTTCACTGTCGATACAAGATCCAAAGCACTTATCCTAAATCTTTTTTCGACACAAGTATCAAAACCGCCATTGTCCGTTTACACTTTATTAGCCGCACCTTTTGCTCCATCCAACCATTGTTTGCACAAAAAGACAAAGTTAATTTGCATTATTTTCGTCCATCCCCCACTGTTGTTTGGCATAGAACTAATTTGAATTAATTATTGGTTCTCAAGAAGAAGCAACATTCCGCCTCATCCACGTCGAACTAATTTTTGGCCTTTGTCTTGCAATTTTAAGGTTTTCTCCATGCCCGGTTCGTGTTTCATGGCTAACACAAGTATTTTGATGTGCCACGGCACCATCAGCCACCATGCCACTCACTCAACGTACACCTCAAGTAGCGCCTTGTTGCCGCTCCGTCGCCGCTCTCTTTTGCTTTCATTTTATTGCCGCAGACTTCGGTCCGCCGCTTATCGGACCACGGTCCCCATTATTGCCGCCGACTTCGGTCCGCCGCTTATTGAACTACGGTTCCTTTCTATTGTTGCTGACTTTGATCCGCCGCTCATTGGACTTCGGTCCACGCTGTGCCGCCGACAAGACTACGGTCTGCCGCCGCGCTGCTAGTTAGTTAGGTTTCTATTTCGTAGCCGATGCGCCGCTGCATTGAACGCCTCTTGCAGGATTATGGGATCGGTCATTGAAAACTATGGATGGCAAAATGAAGCAAAATACAGATTTGTTGGCAAACGTTTGGATTCTTTGAATCGATTGAAGCACGTTTATCGTTTATCTTATTATAATTATTTCTATGTTTTTGTTTTCCCAGTCCAAGCTTCTGGTTTCCTTCCGCTCGGACTGCGGGAGAGTATTAGATAGTAGCTCACGGGCTCATTAGGTTGTTAGGGTTTTGTTATGATGTCTATATATTGTAACTCAACCATTCAATAAGATCATTCAGTATTTTACCGTCTTACAGTGACGAGTAGACCGACCCAAAGCAGCTGCCACTGACAAACAATTGTGTGTGTATGTCTCTATAATAAATTAAAGTATAAAATAGTTCGAGCTGAGCTGAGCTGGCACGGTTTGTAAACGACCCAATTTCGATCAAGTTTTTTTTCAAGCGAGGATCAAGCTATTTGAACAGCCTTAATTAATGTCCCTTTCAGTGATTATTATGATCTTCATTCTTCAAGAATGAATCCAAACTAGAGTAAGATAACTAAGGTTATATTGGATGATGTTTGTTTTCTAAGGATCTATATTTTGAATAATAAGCATTGTAATTTTACATAGTTCTATCGATTTGTCACATATGGTACATCTTATTCCAGTAGTCTAAGCATTTTTCTCATGAACTATACAGGTACTCGACGTTAGGTGAATTGTAGGCAGgcttgtttggttatgttttccTCTAGGATCGTCAACAAACACAACTTTAACGGTGTGCTGTCAACCTCTTCACGTGTGTTCAGAGAGTATTCAATTATGAAAGATTGTAACATGCACCCTGATTCACAAAGGACTTACCAAGTGGTAGTTGCTGCAACTCGCGATATGGGAATCGGGAAAAACGGCAACTTACCATGGAAACTGCCTTCTGATCTCAAGTTTTTCAAAGAGATAACAACGAGTACATCCGGTCCCACCAAAAAGAATGCTGTTATCATGGGGAGAAAAACATGGGATAGCATCCCGCTTCAATATCGACCGCTTTCTGGTCGCCTTAATGTTGTGTTGACTCGGTCAACGACCTGCAACGTTGCCACTTCCGAGAATGTTGTTACATGTGGGAGCATTCCTTCTGCTTTGGAACTATTAGCATCTTCCCCTTATTCTTCGGAGATAGATAAAGTGTTCGTTATAGGAGGGGGACAAATAttaaggtaaaacatatcttggTTAGAATGACGTTATACGTTCGAGTCTGTGTATCTTTGATTAATATTATATATTTGGTACAGGGAAGCTATGAATGGTCCAGGTTGTGAAGCTATCCACATGACTGAAATCGATGCGAATATCGATTGTGATACTTTCATACCTCGTGTTGATCTTTCTTTTTTCCGTCCCTGGTGTTCATCTTTACCGGTTACAGAGAATGATATAAGTTATCGTTTTGTGTCCTATGTTCGTGTTTGCAGTTCTTCGGACTCAAATAAATTAAAGCTCGAGAATTTTGCTTTCTTGCCAAAGATTATTTTTGACAAACATGAAGAGTTCATGTATCCTCACCAAAAAGATTGAAGTGACAAATAGCTTGTAGAACAAACAACTTATTTAAGGTAATTGTTGTATCATTTAGCAAGAATGACAATCTTGATTTGTTAATTATTATACTAAATTTATACTGAATCATTTGTCAATTTCACTGGAAAGTTTAAtgatttgttgttcttgaaagcCTTGTATTCTTTCATAATCATCTCATGCAAAGTTGAGTGAGTGACTAATGCATCCAAATTTACTCATTTTGTAGGTAATTTGGAACATGAAATGAGTTTCTATAGCAGTGACTGAAGAACCCAAGTTTGTTAATGCTAACATATATTTAAAAAGGGCTTTACAGCCCGGCCCATGATCATTAAAATGGGCTCTTTACATGAAAATTTTGCAAACATGGGAATGGGATATTATTAACAGCAGACATTTAACTACTTTTGTTTAAATAATTATCAAAATGTGAAGAATTTCAAATATTTCAACCCTTTTTATCCGTTCCCTCTCATAAACGGAAAATTTCTCCATTCCAGCCAGttaatatttcttttatttttaataatatatttattacttacaaatatatatatatatatatatatagggagccgctagaatgagaaccaccccgagttgtaagaaccgcgagaactacaccccacggagcgccgttcgccatgatttttttttttacaagtagatgtgtatattataaacacagccgtaaaaaatcatggcgaacggcgctccgtggggtgtagttttttacaccacaagtttggtgaaaaaaaaaagaaaaaagaaaaaaaattaaaaaacaccaaacttggtCCACCTCGCAcggcatttttttttaatttttttacgaatgtgtttataatacatgcatctacgtttttgaaaaaaaaattggtccacctcgccccggattaagtagttctcgcggttcttacaactcgaggtggttctcattctagcagccccctacatatatatatagggaggggctcatgcgagaactctatttattgcgagaaccgcgagaaccaatgtgaacacaacctaaaatagctaaaaaaacctacccccccctcaagctaaatgctaaaaactaaaacccccaaaaaacctgaaaaaaacctaaccaccccccccttctaaaaaaaacctaaacccccctcccccacccccaaaaacctaaacccccccccccccccaacccccccaagctaaaatgctaaaaactaaacccccaaaaaacctaaaaaaatctaaaaaaaatctaaaaaaaatcaaaaaaaaaaaaatctaaaaatttttatttttttaaatattttttatgctcaaatcgctacttttagtggcaaaaaaaaattaaattttttttttaatttttttgacttcgaaaagtagcgatttttatataaaaaatattaaaaaaaatttttgtgtgatttttagctatttttagctatttttaggcatttttggttgtgttcacattggttctcgcggttctcgcaataagaggtggttctcgcatgatcttctccatatatatatatatatatatatatatatataggataggagttggccagaaagtccaaatttcctaaaaagtgtaaaaagtcatacaacaccataatgtcaaccataaaacacaccaaaaacccacaaataatgtgatgaagattactaaaacatcatgtatgtgggttttgtgttgtgttttagatgttaaggctctgattgtggaatgacaaatattattgtgttttatgttgtttagcattgtgtgttttatattcatagtgtgtgtttgaagtttttatggactattagagtttgaatatggtgttttagtaatattcattctattatttgtgagttttagatgtgttttatgcctgaaattattgtgttttatgactttttacactttttaggaaaaacacactttccgtaggatccccactatatatatatatatatatatatatatatatatatatatatatatatatatatatatatatatatatagggagccgctagaataagaaccacctccagttgtaagaaccatgagaaccactctcaaccaatcagaattTGACAACTCAAAGGGTATTATGGTCATTTACCCCATATGTCTAATCTctctatctctcttcattaattgctaCTGACTTTATCTCTCCTCTCTCTTTTAAATATACTCACTCTCTTCATTTTCACTTTTaaaacacacactctctctcactTTTTTTATCatctgatgaagatgaagatcaTCATCTCCATCATCTTCAGGGTTATGAACACCACCATCATCGTCGACAGCTTATGAACACCACCGGCATCGTCTCCGGCATCTTCATGGCCGTCACCCCCACCCCCCGCCTGGAACTCCTCCTACCTTTCTCACACTCAGAACCCCACTCTCTCTCCAACACACTTTGTCTTGTCCGATTTTACAGTTGATCGGAGCCGGGTACCGGCGAATATCGATGACGGCCGGTGCCGGTGAGATGATTGGGTGTTTTAGCTAAAAATGATGGGTTTTCTTTACTAAATTGGTAAGAATTTAAGCCTTTGATTTTCTGGTgggttttgattattttggtgggTTTGATGATTTTGGTGGGTTTGTAAAAATCTGGTGGGTTTTGATTTTTTTGGTGGTGTGGCAGTGGGTGCGGTGGTGTGGCAGTGGGTGCGGTGGTGTTGGAGGCGGTGGCGGGTGGCGTTGGGGATGGTGGGTGGGTGGGTGGAGAGGGCCGGCGGTGGCGGTTTAGTTTGTTCATGGCTGGTGGTGGCGGTTCGATGGCTGGGTGGTGGGCCGGCGgcagcgccgccgtgagcggcggaggTCCCGGTCTCCTCCTGTGTTTGTTGATTCTTGATGATTTTCCCAAAGGTTTGATTTGTTTCTGTTTTGATTGGGGTTCTTTGATTCAATTGGTAGGGTTCTTTGATTCAATTGGTGGATTTGTTTCTGTTGATTCTTGATGATTTGGTGGGTTTTGATTATATTGGTGGGTTTGTTCAGCATGTGGGTTTTGATTCAAaaagtttgggtttttttttttttgaatctttAAACCGTTTGAATATGGTGCCTtatttttgaatgtttgaatctgTGGGTGTTGTTGGGTTTTGCTGGTGTTTTGTTGGTATTTTTTTCGAACAGTGAACTATGTAGGTTATGATCCGTTTTTAGTTTGGGGCGATGATGATGAAAAAAAACCcgcatattttgatgacgatggcgcggcaagaacggcggagggtaggtttttgaacctgcaaccccactttgcagcctcggattatcggaaaatctgagccaaaatttcgttttttttcaaaaatccactcgttcttttgatttttgtttgttggtttttttttgaggcgtcgatgatga encodes the following:
- the LOC110912216 gene encoding bifunctional dihydrofolate reductase-thymidylate synthase, whose amino-acid sequence is MFSSRIVNKHNFNGVLSTSSRVFREYSIMKDCNMHPDSQRTYQVVVAATRDMGIGKNGNLPWKLPSDLKFFKEITTSTSGPTKKNAVIMGRKTWDSIPLQYRPLSGRLNVVLTRSTTCNVATSENVVTCGSIPSALELLASSPYSSEIDKVFVIGGGQILREAMNGPGCEAIHMTEIDANIDCDTFIPRVDLSFFRPWCSSLPVTENDISYRFVSYVRVCSSSDSNKLKLENFAFLPKIIFDKHEEFMYPHQKD